The following coding sequences are from one Mytilus trossulus isolate FHL-02 chromosome 8, PNRI_Mtr1.1.1.hap1, whole genome shotgun sequence window:
- the LOC134727817 gene encoding nose resistant to fluoxetine protein 6-like: MNKMTNFCIFCLLILAPFSAFVSAGEENLIWRNTYHQFGYGLKYQPESQHKTVEYNDALDLLLRNGIKSLLMKKSQYLKGDFAGKKSQYLTGDFAGKKSQYLTGDFAGKKSQYLTGDFAGKKSQYLKGDFAVDPNMTASAVCMNDTLTMIQDIINGTTYAFDMLDSDGKPGSGIKHGNLIWTGNHPQCKQARGPGFNGQMCSVVTNAGYSQMNLHLSFGACLPDSCSETDVGLIVLDALKVIDEQLKVLIYPIGVSCPQDLKYARKDILAIVVSSIIAFAVVMGTLADIVYIYLDSSSDKDNVQGRSDSPPNYNSIPASNVNVNDTTERLGLLSNIPKNEVLYGEIPQSSCNSVVRQILLSFSLITNTRKLLNMSTASGSLTAIYGMRVLSMWWVILGHVYGFLPFLSLVGGSIPKQILIAFSLITNTRKLLSTSTSSGNLTAVNGMRVISMWWVILGHTYVFNIGLLDNVLDFIELIKRFSFQGILNATYSVDTFFFMSGLLVAYTVMKKLRDGGNINWAMFYFHRFWRLTPVYAFAILIWTTLYKHWIWNGTFAMSMRQTDPCDDYWWTNIIYINNFHPHYGNINKQCMGWGWYLANDMQFYILSPLFLILLHKMKYVGHGAMLFFLTGCLTSRMITADYYGMRLPGINTPLNHTHEAWADSSPLYNKPYTRIAPYLVGMWLGYLLVINSNRVRLGKVYLKLLVGWCVAITIGISIIYGLYGFYKDIPVTHLGNKAESIIYIGCSRFGWSIALAWVIFVCATGHGGPVNTFLSWKVWAPLGRLTYCAYIVHPAVIFYFGTTMEKTLHYTDLVFVQQYISLVVVSYCVAFVLSMTVEAPMLGLEKVLFKRWLK, encoded by the exons atgaacaaaatgacaaatttctGCATATTTTGCCTGCTGATCCTTgcaccattttctgcatttgtCAGTGCAGGTGAAGAAAACCTGATTTGGAGGAACACTTATCATCAGTTTGGCTATGGTTTGAAATATCAGCCAGAATCTCAACACAAGACAGTGGAATATAATGATGCTTTAGATCTGTTACTAAGAAATGGAATAAAATCTCTACTGATGAAGAAATCTCAATACCTGAAAGGTGACTTTGCTGGGAAGAAATCTCAATACTTGACAGGAGACTTTGCTGGGAAGAAATCTCAATACTTGACAGGAGACTTTGCTGGGAAGAAATCTCAATACTTGACAGGAGACTTTGCTGGGAAGAAATCTCAATACCTGAAAGGTGACTTTGCTGTGGATCCAAACATGACAGCATCTGCAGTCTGTATGAACGACACATTAACAATGATTCAGGATATAATCAATGGAACAACCTATGCATTTGATA TGCTGGACTCCGATGGCAAACCTGGAAGTGGTATAAAGCATGGAAACCTGATATGGACAGGTAACCATCCACAGTGTAAACAAGCCAGGGGACCAGGTTTTAATGGTCAGATGTGTTCTGTTGTCACTAATGCAGGCTACAGCCAG ATGAATTTGCATTTAAGTTTTGGAGCATGCCTACCAGACTCTTGTTCTGAGACAGATGTTGGACTAATTGTTTTGGATG cATTGAAAGTTATTGATGAACAGTTAAAAGTGTTAATATACCCAATTGGAGTGTCATGTCCACAAGATCTGAAATATGCTAGGAAAGATATATTAGCCAT AGTAGTTTCCAGTATCATAGCTTTTGCTGTTGTCATGGGAACATTGGCAGacattgtttacatttatttagacAGTAGTAGTGACAAAGATAATGTTCAAGGAAGATCTGATAGTCCACCAAATTATAACAGTATACCTGCCTCTAATGTAAATGTAAACGATACTACAGAGAGATTAGGACTTCTATCAAATATACCCAAAAATGAAGTTCTTTATGGAGAAATTCCACAAAGTTCAT GTAACTCTGTTGTGAGACAGATCCTTCTTTCTTTTTCGTTAATAACTAACACCAGAAAACTCCTAAACATGTCCACAGCTTCTGGATCACTCACAGCTATCTACGGAATGCGTGTTCTAAGTATGTGGTGGGTGATCTTAGGTCATGTCTATGGATTTCTACCTTTCCTTTCTCTCGTAG GTGGTTCCATTCCCAAACAGATTTTGATTGCATTTTCCTTGATCACAAATACCAGAAAATTGCTTAGTACATCAACATCATCAGGCAACCTCACGGCGGTCAATGGCATGAGAGTTATAAGCATGTGGTGGGTCATTTTAGGCCACACCTATGTTTTTAACATAGGACTGCTAG ATAATGTGCTTGACTTCATAGAGTTGATTAAAAGATTCTCCTTTCAAGGAATATTGAATGCCACATATTCTGTGGATACTTTTTTCTTCATGAGTGGTTTACTTGTGGCATATACTGTGATGAAAAAGCTACGGGATGGAGGAAATATAAACTGggctatgttttattttcacagATTTTGGAG ACTAACTCCAGTATATGCCTTTGCCATTCTGATATGGACAACGTTATATAAACATTGGATATGGAATGGGACATTTGCTATGTCCATGAGACAAACTGACCCCTGTGATGACTATTGGTGgacaaatattatttatatcaacaaCTTTCATCCACATTAtggaaacataaataaacag TGTATGGGGTGGGGATGGTACCTGGCTAATGACATGCAGTTTTACATTTTGAGTCCATTGTTTCTGATACTTTTACACAA aATGAAATATGTTGGACATGGTGCTATGTTGTTTTTCCTTACTGGTTGTCTGACATCGAGAATGATAACAGCAGATTACTACGGGATGAGATTACCCGGAAT TAACACACCATTGAACCACACCCATGAGGCTTGGGCTGATTCCTCCCCGTTGTACAACAAACCTTACACCAGAATAGCACCTTACCTAGTGGGCATGTGGCTGGGATATTTACTGGTGATAAACAGCAACAGAGTCAGATTAGGAAAggtatat TTAAAGTTACTGGTAGGATGGTGTGTAGCCATTACAATAGGAATATCTATCATCTACGGGTTGTATGGATTTTACAAAGATATCCCAGTCACCCACCTCGGAAACAAAGCAGAAAGTATAATTTACATCGGCTGTAGTAGATTTGGCTGGAGTATTGCTCTGGCCTGGGTCATATTTGTATGTGCGACTGGACATGGAG GACCAGTGAACACGTTTTTATCATGGAAGGTCTGGGCCCCTCTTGGTAGACTAACCTACTGTGCATACATAGTCCATCCAGCTGTGATATTTTACTTTGGTACAACAATGGAGAAGACACTACATTATACAGATTTAGTCTTT gtACAACAGTATATTTCCTTGGTGGTTGTTTCTTATTGTGTGGCATTTGTTTTGTCTATGACGGTGGAGGCACCAATGCTAGGACTAGAGAAAGTTCTATTTAAAAGATGGTTGAAATAG
- the LOC134681208 gene encoding uncharacterized protein LOC134681208, whose amino-acid sequence MQEEHRQSLKRNYVQLVKETPTDLVVDHLYQNGILTDEMREEILQNSNSYSKTRQLITTLQRRGPRAFECFCTALTDEGKSSLVHLLKESKIKSEVSKDRAMLPIGGDIFVVVNEWRDKVLIHIRKYEKNSADVYVPTKKGIALDLNQWQLLEMYVNEIEEAISQMIDDVTGVPEMTFHLGRGVYVSVNKTYPTVDVRQRWKIPETNQIVSTKKGISLTYDKWEALKGTFPDVRETVPEIETTTPCILSEDHQNQEGMLMCSNCNPFAEPL is encoded by the coding sequence ATGCAGGAAGAGCACAGACAGTCCTTAAAGAGAAATTACGTGCAATTGGTAAAAGAAACACCAACAGATCTTGTTGTTGATCATTTGTACCAGAATGGGATCCTGACAGATGAGATGAGGGAAGAAATTTTACAGAATTCAAACTCTTATTCGAAAACTAGACAACTCATTACAACACTTCAGAGAAGGGGCCCAAGGgcatttgaatgtttttgtacAGCACTGACTGATGAAGGCAAGTCAAGTTTAGTACATCTTTTGAAAGAGTCAAAGATTAAATCAGAAGTATCAAAAGATAGAGCCATGTTACCTATAGGAGGAGATATATTTGTCGTCGTCAATGAATGGCGTGACAAGGTGTTGATTCACATCCGTAAATACGAAAAGAATTCAGCAGACGTGTATGTTCCTACAAAAAAGGGGATCGCACTGGATTTGAACCAATGGCAGCTATTAGAAATGTATGTTAACGAAATCGAAGAGGCTATAAGTCAGATGATTGATGACGTTACAGGGGTTCCTGAAATGACTTTTCATCTTGGTAGAGGTGTGTACGTTTCTGTTAACAAAACGTACCCAACAGTTGATGTCAGACAACGCTGGAAGATACCTGAAACCAATCAGATAGTTTCAACAAAGAAGGGCATTTCTCTCACATATGACAAGTGGGAAGCGTTGAAAGGGACATTTCCTGACGTCAGAGAGACTGTTCCTGAAATAGAAACTACGACCCCTTGTATTTTATCAGAAGACCATCAAAACCAAGAAGGGATGCTCATGTGTTCAAACTGTAACCCATTTGCCGAACCTTTATGA
- the LOC134727818 gene encoding uncharacterized protein F54H12.2-like, whose amino-acid sequence MELDLFEEPKNQVAIDRIFFSETRPMSNFTSPDVSTVDFFVSGQGPEYMDLRRSRLYVRAKLVKADGTALDDTDTSSIVNLPLQAMWTQMDVYMNNKLVSLNTSNYPWKAYINTILTSGTDEQKSQLQSQLFMKDSGDLANTDGKNGANTGLILRRDFIKNSREFEMEGPLFEDIFSLDRHLIQGVDLYIKLYRSSDQFFVISGEDAPAYKLQLLDCVYKACKIKVDPGIIVNHMKQIETKPVRYYFQRTEVKRNTINKDSREFIWDNMFNIRPSTLVLGLISQESGNGTYDTNPFCFNHYNATDVGLYVNGESVPARPLKLDFGDNRQYATAYANLFEVCEKMNRDAGLTITREDYGKGYTLYAFPLDPKGLGDDYINLVKHGNVRAEIKFKTGLPSAVTCIAFGVFDSFLEIDHSRNVRYIQS is encoded by the coding sequence ATGGAGTTGGATTTGTTTGAAGAACCAAAAAATCAAGTAGCTATTGATCGGATATTTTTTTCGGAAACTAGGCCAATGTCAAACTTTACTTCGCCAGATGTATCTACAGTAGATTTTTTCGTTTCTGGACAAGGTCCCGAATACATGGATTTAAGACGGAGTAGATTATATGTTCGTGCAAAACTTGTCAAGGCCGATGGAACGGCACTTGACGATACCGATACGTCGAGTATTGTAAATTTGCCTCTTCAAGCTATGTGGACACAAATGGATGTGTATATGAACAATAAACTAGTGTCTTTAAATACGTCAAACTACCCATGGAAAGCCTATATTAACACTATTCTTACCAGTGGGACCGATGAACAGAAATCACAACTTCAGTCACAATTGTTCATGAAAGATTCCGGTGATTTAGCGAATACGGATGGAAAAAACGGAGCTAACACTGGATTGATTCTTCGTCGAGATTTTATCAAGAACAGTAGAGAATTTGAAATGGAGGGACCGCTGTTTGAAGACATATTTTCACTGGATCGCCATTTAATACAAGGCGTCGATTTGTATATAAAACTTTACCGTAGTAGCGACCAgttttttgtcatttcgggtGAAGACGCCCCCGCCTACAAGTTACAGTTGTTAGATTGTGTTTATAAGGCATGCAAAATTAAAGTCGATCCTGGCATTATTGTTAACCATATGAAACAGATAGAAACCAAACCAGTCCGTTACTATTTTCAAAGGACAGAAGTGAAACGAAACACTATCAATAAAGACTCAAGGGAGTTTATTTGGGACAATATGTTCAACATCCGCCCAAGTACTCTGGTCTTAGGGTTGATCTCACAAGAAAGCGGAAATGGAACGTACGATACTAACCCTTTCTGTTTCAACCATTACAATGCAACTGATGTAGGACTGTACGTTAACGGAGAGAGCGTTCCAGCGAGACCGTTAAAACTTGACTTTGGGGATAATAGACAGTATGCAACGGCATACGCTAATCTATTTGAGGTCtgtgaaaaaatgaatagaGACGCAGGACTCACCATTACTAGAGAAGACTATGGAAAAGGGTACACCTTGTATGCTTTTCCATTGGACCCGAAAGGACTTGGAGATGACTATATAAACTTGGTGAAGCATGGGAACGTGAGAgctgaaataaaattcaagacgGGACTACCCTCTGCTGTCACGTGCATAGCGTTTGGAGTATTCGATTCATTTCTAGAGATAGACCATTCCCGAAACGTTCGCTATATACAGTCATGA